From a region of the Acinetobacter larvae genome:
- a CDS encoding lysophospholipid acyltransferase family protein, protein MVKLIKRKINYGWRVAATGMSFVSFGVGGVVIAGCIAPILKLTAKTPAQREQQAKLVIKYAFKSFVLLVNKLGVMSYHIEGLEKLQSAPQELVIANHPTLIDVVLLLAAMKPAHCVVKQALLDNPFTHGPISSAGYIINAGSEQFIQDCIATLKQDEQSSLLIFPEGTRTAKAEILNDFQRGAANIALRTQLPIRPIVIRCTPSTLSKNEKWYKIPQRAFHIEIKIMDALQLNDLLEDLSVNPRNVRALNRQLQQFFYRELSKTVANE, encoded by the coding sequence TTGGTAAAATTGATCAAACGAAAAATAAATTATGGCTGGCGTGTCGCTGCCACAGGCATGAGCTTTGTCAGTTTTGGGGTCGGTGGTGTGGTCATTGCTGGCTGTATTGCACCGATATTAAAACTGACTGCAAAAACACCGGCACAGCGTGAGCAACAAGCAAAGCTGGTGATCAAATATGCCTTTAAAAGTTTTGTGCTGTTGGTCAATAAACTCGGTGTGATGAGTTATCACATTGAGGGGCTAGAAAAACTACAATCTGCACCGCAAGAATTGGTGATTGCAAACCATCCAACATTAATTGATGTGGTTTTACTATTGGCTGCAATGAAACCAGCACATTGTGTGGTCAAACAGGCGTTATTGGATAATCCTTTTACCCATGGTCCGATTAGCAGTGCCGGTTATATTATTAATGCTGGTTCTGAGCAGTTTATTCAGGACTGTATTGCAACCCTTAAACAAGATGAGCAAAGCTCATTATTGATCTTTCCAGAAGGTACTCGTACCGCCAAAGCTGAGATTTTAAATGACTTTCAACGTGGTGCAGCCAATATTGCGTTACGAACACAATTGCCGATACGTCCCATTGTGATTCGTTGTACCCCGTCAACGCTGAGTAAAAATGAGAAATGGTATAAGATTCCCCAGCGTGCATTTCATATCGAGATTAAAATCATGGATGCATTACAGTTAAATGATTTACTGGAAGATTTAAGCGTGAATCCACGCAATGTTCGGGCTTTAAATCGTCAGTTGCAGCAGTTTTTTTATCGAGAGTTAAGTAAAACAGTTGCTAATGAATGA
- the ispG gene encoding flavodoxin-dependent (E)-4-hydroxy-3-methylbut-2-enyl-diphosphate synthase has translation MIENPIQRRPTRKIRVGSVYVGGDAPISIQSMTNTETCDVAATVAQIQRCADAGADIMRVSVPSMEAAAAFGEIRKLVNVPLVADIHFDYKIALKVADLGADCLRINPGNIGSEAKIREVVAAAKHHDISMRIGVNAGSLEKDLQKKYGEPTGQALLESALRHIDILDRLNFHEFKISVKASNVFLTLDAYRLLSKQIDNPLHLGVTEAGIYRTGTVKSAIALGGLLMEGIGDTMRISLAAEPEDEIKIGFDILKSLGLRSNGINFIACPSCSRQEFNVIKVMQMLEERLEDVRTPMDVSVIGCKVNGPGEAKEADIGVVGASPRSLVYHNGEKSHLIDTHQLVDEIENMVRQRVKVLEEAKSKEIIRSSS, from the coding sequence ATGATCGAAAATCCAATCCAACGACGTCCAACGCGTAAAATCCGGGTTGGTTCTGTTTATGTTGGTGGTGATGCACCCATATCCATTCAAAGTATGACCAATACAGAAACCTGTGATGTTGCGGCAACGGTTGCACAGATTCAACGTTGTGCCGATGCCGGTGCAGACATCATGCGTGTTTCTGTGCCCAGTATGGAAGCGGCCGCCGCTTTTGGTGAAATCCGTAAACTCGTCAATGTACCTTTGGTTGCCGATATTCATTTTGATTATAAAATTGCTTTAAAAGTTGCAGATTTAGGCGCAGATTGTTTGCGTATTAACCCAGGTAATATTGGTTCAGAAGCCAAAATTCGTGAAGTTGTTGCTGCGGCAAAACATCATGATATCTCTATGCGAATTGGGGTGAATGCCGGTTCTTTAGAGAAAGATTTACAAAAGAAATATGGTGAACCGACTGGGCAAGCATTGTTAGAGTCGGCATTGCGGCATATCGATATTTTAGACCGACTGAATTTTCATGAGTTTAAAATATCGGTGAAAGCATCAAACGTATTTTTGACGCTAGATGCTTATCGACTCTTGTCTAAGCAAATCGATAACCCCTTACACCTCGGGGTGACCGAAGCGGGGATTTATCGTACCGGTACGGTGAAGTCTGCGATTGCTTTGGGTGGGCTGTTGATGGAAGGCATTGGCGATACCATGCGTATTTCCTTGGCTGCCGAGCCTGAAGATGAAATCAAAATTGGTTTTGATATCTTAAAGTCTTTGGGGCTACGCTCGAACGGGATTAACTTTATTGCCTGTCCGAGTTGTTCACGACAAGAGTTTAATGTCATCAAAGTCATGCAAATGTTAGAAGAGCGCTTGGAAGATGTGCGCACGCCGATGGATGTTTCTGTGATTGGTTGTAAGGTCAATGGACCTGGTGAAGCCAAAGAAGCCGATATTGGCGTAGTAGGTGCGAGTCCGCGTTCACTGGTGTATCATAACGGCGAAAAGAGCCATTTAATTGATACTCACCAATTGGTTGATGAGATCGAAAATATGGTTCGTCAACGTGTTAAGGTGCTTGAAGAAGCTAAATCTAAAGAGATCATTCGTAGTTCATCATGA
- a CDS encoding phosphopantetheine-binding protein, translated as MSSLADELKQMIIDVLALEDIAIDDIDNDAPLFGEGLGLDSIDALELGVALKKNYNIHLNAESTETREYFKSVHSLVQLIESQRQN; from the coding sequence ATGAGCAGTTTAGCAGATGAACTAAAACAGATGATTATCGATGTTTTAGCGTTAGAAGATATCGCCATTGATGATATCGACAATGATGCACCTTTATTTGGGGAAGGTTTGGGACTAGATTCAATTGATGCGCTAGAATTGGGCGTGGCATTGAAAAAAAACTATAATATTCATTTGAATGCGGAATCTACTGAGACGCGTGAATATTTCAAATCCGTGCATAGTTTAGTGCAATTAATCGAATCACAACGTCAAAATTAA
- the der gene encoding ribosome biogenesis GTPase Der: MKPVIALIGRPNVGKSTLFNQITKSRDALVADFAGLTRDRKYGDAVFQNKSFIVVDTGGIGESEAGIDAYMAEQSKTAIHEADLIVFVVDARAGLLASDEQIARELRTLGKKVFLVANKVDGVHAEAAIVEFYKLGLGEPIQVAASHGRGVAQMLEDVLEDVPEDENPEALDQATGLRLAVIGRPNVGKSTLVNRLLGEDRVVVFDMPGTTRDSVYIPFERNERKYTLIDTAGVRRKGKVDEMVEKFSIVKTLQAIKDAHVVVVVIDAREGVVEQDLHLIGYALEAGRAMVIAINKWDNMSDYARSQCKMDIERRFDFIPWARVHLISALHGTGVGDLYPSIHRAYDSSNLKVTPSKLTQILNDATDAHQPPMISGRRIKMRYAHMGGQNPPTIVIHGNKVDKTPADYRRYLENVFRKVYKLEGTPVKIDFRTSENPFEGRKSQVDERVAARRRRYVQKFKKAEKKFKR, encoded by the coding sequence ATGAAACCCGTTATTGCGCTGATTGGCCGCCCCAACGTTGGAAAATCTACATTATTCAATCAAATCACTAAAAGTCGCGATGCTTTGGTCGCAGATTTTGCAGGGCTTACACGTGACCGTAAATATGGCGATGCTGTGTTTCAAAACAAGTCCTTTATTGTGGTGGACACTGGTGGGATCGGTGAAAGTGAAGCTGGGATTGATGCCTATATGGCAGAGCAGTCAAAAACTGCTATTCATGAAGCTGATTTAATTGTATTTGTTGTTGATGCTCGCGCGGGTCTGTTGGCATCTGATGAGCAGATCGCCCGTGAATTACGGACTTTAGGCAAAAAAGTCTTCTTGGTTGCCAATAAAGTCGATGGCGTACATGCAGAAGCGGCTATTGTTGAGTTTTATAAACTTGGTTTGGGTGAGCCGATTCAAGTTGCAGCCAGTCATGGTCGTGGTGTGGCGCAGATGCTGGAAGATGTCTTGGAAGATGTTCCTGAAGACGAAAATCCAGAAGCGCTCGATCAAGCAACCGGTTTACGTTTGGCGGTGATTGGTCGTCCGAATGTGGGTAAGTCAACGCTAGTAAACCGTTTGTTGGGCGAAGACCGTGTTGTGGTATTTGATATGCCAGGTACCACGCGTGATTCGGTCTATATTCCTTTTGAGCGCAATGAACGTAAATATACCCTGATCGATACAGCAGGGGTGCGCCGCAAAGGTAAAGTTGATGAAATGGTAGAGAAATTCTCTATCGTAAAAACCCTACAAGCGATTAAAGATGCGCATGTGGTGGTGGTGGTTATCGATGCGCGTGAAGGTGTGGTCGAGCAAGATTTGCATTTGATCGGATATGCCTTAGAGGCTGGTCGTGCCATGGTCATTGCCATTAATAAATGGGATAACATGAGCGATTATGCGCGTAGCCAATGTAAGATGGATATCGAACGTCGTTTTGATTTTATTCCTTGGGCGCGTGTGCATTTAATTTCAGCATTACATGGCACGGGTGTGGGAGATTTATATCCATCGATTCACCGTGCGTATGATTCTTCTAATCTCAAAGTCACCCCCTCTAAACTGACGCAAATTTTGAATGATGCAACAGATGCCCATCAACCGCCAATGATTAGTGGGCGCCGGATCAAGATGCGTTATGCCCATATGGGCGGGCAAAATCCACCGACGATTGTGATTCATGGTAATAAAGTCGACAAAACCCCAGCGGATTATCGTCGTTACCTCGAAAACGTGTTCCGTAAAGTGTATAAACTAGAAGGTACACCAGTCAAAATTGATTTTAGAACCTCTGAAAACCCATTTGAAGGACGCAAGTCTCAAGTGGATGAACGGGTGGCAGCACGTCGTCGTCGTTATGTCCAGAAGTTCAAAAAGGCAGAGAAAAAGTTTAAACGTTAA
- a CDS encoding AMP-binding protein, which translates to MLCHLSSQSYRNNILCLDEQGNTIDFAEFWQDVAGQQQAIAALQQQTWLLWQQDSYQFLVLFFAALLAGKKLILPPHRVASLEQQWAAQQVYFLTWQNIQLDHATVQRRADAIELDDALMAESSICFFTSGSTGVAKQIPRNLKQLLLEVQGLEEHFSLADHAIAVASVSHQHIYGLLFKLLWPLSSGRGFYRKQLAFPEDIVQAQTQLQQRAYANYVVASPAVLKRWGADVRLQRCQLLLSSGGRLPSGVRAEVGHDIVEILGSSETGGIAYRQQDEALWQAFANVKIAAQQEQLLVKTAHAYQQDWIATGDRIDLVGAAQTGSFRLLGRVDRIVKLEEKRISLDEIEHEIQQLAEVEQCHVLLLTHQQRQLLAAVVVLTATARHQLIQEGKAACVKALKHQLQQRLEGIAIPKKWRFLQQLPQNAQAKLSAQQMRDLFVAQDLPVLLTQQTSSDAITLTLEFPPELRCFVGHFPDYPIYPGVGQIAFIQSFAKNHWSDLGACCALEQIKFQKVIQPYALCDLQLQRKHNKIIFSLTQHDDMLASGRLVFQTDALA; encoded by the coding sequence ATGTTGTGTCATTTGAGTTCACAGTCCTATCGCAACAATATTCTATGTCTAGATGAACAGGGTAATACCATTGATTTTGCTGAGTTTTGGCAAGATGTTGCCGGGCAACAACAGGCTATTGCTGCCCTACAACAACAGACCTGGTTGTTATGGCAACAAGACAGTTATCAGTTTTTAGTGCTGTTTTTTGCTGCGTTATTGGCTGGCAAGAAATTGATCTTACCACCGCATCGTGTTGCAAGCTTGGAGCAACAGTGGGCGGCACAACAGGTTTATTTTTTGACGTGGCAAAATATTCAGTTAGATCATGCCACAGTGCAGCGTCGAGCAGATGCGATTGAACTCGATGATGCATTGATGGCTGAGAGCAGCATTTGCTTTTTTACCTCGGGTTCAACTGGTGTGGCCAAACAAATTCCGCGCAATTTGAAGCAGTTGTTGCTAGAAGTACAGGGGCTGGAAGAGCATTTTTCATTGGCAGATCACGCGATCGCTGTAGCCAGTGTGAGTCATCAGCATATCTATGGGTTGTTATTTAAATTGTTGTGGCCTCTGAGTAGCGGTCGTGGCTTTTATCGGAAACAATTGGCTTTTCCTGAAGATATTGTTCAGGCTCAAACCCAGTTACAGCAGCGTGCTTATGCAAATTATGTGGTTGCTAGTCCAGCGGTGTTAAAACGTTGGGGTGCCGATGTGCGGTTACAGCGTTGTCAATTGTTATTGAGTTCTGGTGGGCGTTTACCCAGTGGCGTGCGCGCTGAAGTTGGGCATGACATTGTTGAAATTTTAGGAAGCTCAGAAACGGGTGGCATTGCTTATCGCCAACAAGACGAGGCTTTATGGCAAGCCTTTGCCAATGTCAAGATAGCCGCACAGCAAGAGCAACTGTTGGTCAAAACAGCCCATGCTTATCAACAGGATTGGATTGCCACAGGGGATCGCATTGACCTTGTCGGTGCTGCACAAACAGGCAGCTTTCGCTTGCTAGGTCGAGTGGATCGTATTGTTAAATTGGAAGAAAAGCGTATTAGCTTAGATGAGATTGAACATGAAATTCAACAGTTAGCTGAGGTTGAGCAATGTCATGTCTTGTTATTAACACATCAGCAGCGGCAATTGCTTGCAGCCGTGGTGGTGCTGACGGCAACAGCCCGACACCAGCTGATACAAGAAGGCAAAGCTGCCTGTGTTAAGGCACTGAAACATCAGCTACAACAGCGTTTAGAAGGCATTGCGATTCCTAAAAAGTGGCGCTTTTTACAGCAGTTACCACAAAATGCCCAAGCTAAATTATCTGCGCAGCAGATGCGAGATTTATTTGTAGCACAAGATTTACCCGTGTTGTTGACACAGCAGACAAGCAGTGACGCAATCACGCTTACCCTCGAATTTCCTCCTGAATTGCGTTGTTTTGTGGGGCATTTCCCAGACTATCCCATCTATCCGGGCGTTGGGCAAATTGCTTTTATACAAAGCTTTGCCAAAAATCACTGGTCTGATCTCGGTGCTTGTTGCGCACTGGAGCAAATTAAATTTCAAAAAGTTATCCAGCCTTATGCGTTGTGCGACTTACAGTTACAACGCAAGCACAATAAAATTATTTTTAGCCTAACCCAGCATGACGATATGCTCGCCTCAGGACGTTTGGTATTTCAAACTGATGCGCTGGCATAG
- a CDS encoding COG4648 family protein, whose translation MLCYPLVVGYSLLQGQLLWGSVLLIALAVLRFWDRSQLLLWPLTGIALFCGGLSLCFPQQAWLKLYPVLMNIAALSIFAITLCKPPSMIERFARILQPDLPETGVIWTRQVTKVWCVFFLLNGAIAYYTVYWCSTQIWVLYNGLIAYLLMGILLLSEYILRRRQQRRHALSDE comes from the coding sequence ATGCTCTGCTACCCTTTGGTGGTGGGCTATAGTTTGCTGCAAGGGCAATTGCTGTGGGGAAGTGTATTGCTGATCGCCTTGGCTGTATTACGGTTTTGGGATCGTAGTCAGTTGTTATTGTGGCCATTAACCGGCATTGCCTTGTTTTGTGGCGGATTGAGTTTATGCTTTCCGCAACAAGCTTGGTTAAAGCTCTATCCCGTGTTGATGAATATCGCAGCACTGAGCATTTTTGCCATAACGCTATGCAAACCACCCTCCATGATTGAGCGTTTTGCACGAATCTTACAGCCAGATCTACCAGAAACAGGTGTGATCTGGACGCGTCAAGTGACCAAGGTTTGGTGCGTGTTTTTTTTACTGAATGGCGCAATAGCCTACTATACCGTGTACTGGTGCAGTACTCAGATTTGGGTACTTTATAATGGGTTGATTGCTTATCTGTTGATGGGAATATTGCTACTTTCTGAATATATTTTACGTCGTCGCCAACAACGACGCCATGCTTTGAGTGATGAATAA
- the bamB gene encoding outer membrane protein assembly factor BamB, whose product MERKYIIPFALAILSAVIAGCSSKKVKEEKIKPNPLPKLAQASSLVPVFSQSVASTSQEDPLRLRMDSDNGVVFLLDPKGSVAAYQGKQRLWSQRVSKIGLSSGVAAAQGLVVVGNHKGQVFAIDQSNGQEKWLAQISGASISPALIQGNRTIVIANDGTVFAFNTETGQQVWTYKLPHAQLSLRGHAAPVALGEENVLISTSNGYVYVIDSLSGVPRMQRRVAVSEGRSDIQRLIDINSDPIVVAQYVVTTSFQGQVTVLDLASQQVVWSENVSSLSGPGVVDNKVFVATTEGELVAYDLLSGQEIWRNNQLLHRNLSNPVAFGRYLVVGDYDGVLHLFDPNSGQLLGRSKTSGDVRSLRVVDGQLFVSTRKGALTAWKTP is encoded by the coding sequence ATGGAAAGAAAATACATAATACCCTTCGCTTTGGCGATTTTGTCTGCAGTGATTGCTGGCTGTTCTAGCAAAAAAGTGAAAGAAGAAAAGATTAAGCCCAATCCTCTGCCTAAACTTGCACAGGCAAGCAGTTTGGTGCCGGTATTTAGCCAGAGCGTTGCCTCAACCAGTCAAGAGGATCCATTGCGTTTAAGAATGGATAGTGACAATGGTGTGGTTTTTCTACTTGATCCTAAAGGCAGTGTTGCAGCGTATCAAGGTAAACAACGTCTTTGGTCACAACGCGTCAGTAAAATCGGTTTAAGCTCAGGTGTTGCAGCGGCACAAGGCTTAGTGGTTGTGGGTAACCATAAAGGTCAAGTCTTTGCAATCGATCAAAGTAACGGTCAAGAAAAATGGCTTGCGCAGATTTCAGGTGCGAGTATTAGCCCAGCTTTGATTCAAGGGAATCGTACCATTGTGATTGCCAATGACGGTACGGTCTTTGCCTTTAATACCGAAACGGGTCAACAAGTCTGGACCTATAAATTGCCGCATGCTCAGTTGAGTTTACGTGGTCATGCTGCACCTGTGGCTTTGGGTGAAGAAAATGTGTTGATCTCCACCTCAAATGGTTATGTCTATGTGATTGACAGTTTGAGTGGTGTACCTCGCATGCAGCGCCGCGTTGCTGTTAGTGAAGGGCGTTCGGATATTCAACGTTTGATTGACATCAATTCCGATCCAATCGTGGTGGCACAGTATGTGGTAACCACCAGCTTCCAAGGACAAGTGACCGTCTTGGATTTGGCGAGTCAACAAGTGGTGTGGAGTGAAAATGTCAGCAGCCTAAGTGGTCCTGGTGTCGTGGACAACAAAGTTTTTGTTGCCACAACTGAGGGTGAGCTGGTGGCTTATGATTTGCTCAGCGGTCAAGAAATCTGGCGCAATAATCAATTATTGCATCGCAATCTCAGTAACCCTGTTGCCTTTGGTCGCTATTTGGTTGTAGGGGACTATGATGGTGTATTGCACTTATTTGATCCAAACTCAGGGCAGTTACTCGGACGCTCTAAAACCAGTGGTGATGTACGCTCATTACGCGTGGTAGATGGACAATTGTTTGTCTCAACCCGTAAAGGTGCATTGACTGCTTGGAAAACGCCTTAA
- a CDS encoding acyl carrier protein translates to MLTQQEVLTHLREWMQELFEIEPNTIQLDSNLYTDLDVDSIDAIDLVVKIKQLTGKQVQAEDFKAVRTIADVVAVIQNMTAE, encoded by the coding sequence ATGTTAACGCAACAAGAAGTATTGACTCACTTAAGAGAATGGATGCAAGAGTTATTTGAAATCGAACCCAATACGATTCAATTGGACTCCAACCTATATACAGATTTAGATGTAGATAGTATTGATGCAATTGATTTGGTTGTAAAAATTAAACAACTCACCGGTAAGCAAGTACAAGCTGAAGACTTTAAAGCCGTTCGAACCATTGCCGATGTAGTGGCTGTGATTCAAAACATGACTGCTGAGTAA
- a CDS encoding beta-ketoacyl synthase chain length factor, with translation MISINLSCVRYQVITDNHYEALSSIPAMQRRRLSTLAKLALDSAAQCLAGSSVDYMIWASQYADESKTLKILEDILQDQPASPTAFSTSVHNAIAGLYSILFQDDTPSTSVSASWSEALVDAYAWLKQHPQAKVMLVYYEQALPELYQDAEAFEGFALSAIVSLEHANLSLDLPAVARANHRAYYHDALDFYKFWQNAAIRQDQAWYKCW, from the coding sequence ATGATTTCAATCAACTTATCGTGTGTGCGATATCAAGTGATCACCGACAATCATTATGAAGCACTTTCATCAATTCCTGCCATGCAGCGTCGACGTTTATCGACACTTGCCAAATTAGCCTTAGATAGTGCAGCACAGTGTTTAGCCGGAAGTTCGGTCGACTACATGATTTGGGCAAGTCAATATGCTGACGAAAGTAAAACGCTGAAAATTTTAGAAGATATTTTACAGGACCAACCGGCTTCGCCTACGGCATTTTCTACGTCGGTACATAATGCAATCGCAGGTTTATATTCTATTTTATTTCAAGATGATACGCCATCAACCAGCGTGTCTGCCAGCTGGTCTGAAGCCTTAGTCGATGCGTATGCTTGGTTAAAACAACACCCTCAGGCTAAGGTTATGCTGGTGTATTATGAACAAGCCTTGCCTGAGCTCTATCAAGATGCAGAAGCTTTTGAAGGTTTTGCACTCAGTGCCATCGTCAGTTTGGAACATGCCAATTTAAGCCTTGACCTGCCTGCAGTGGCTCGGGCAAATCATCGCGCATACTATCATGATGCTCTTGATTTTTATAAGTTTTGGCAGAATGCTGCAATTCGGCAGGATCAGGCTTGGTATAAATGTTGGTAA
- a CDS encoding YfgM family protein produces MSAMTENEQLDDLKSFLKKYGSKVLSLILVALIAFFAWQYWQNKNTAKLQKQTAKTAMFMDEARALGDQPDAKAFAALAASAESILQEDPDSVQALQAQLVMAKQAYNKNDYALAERILTKAESSKLKDEGLRSILLIQLADTQLAQKKFDVALKTLDKVQEDTFKATVDEARGDIYVAKNDIANAKKAYQAAWNTLIERKQERQILQIKLESVGVLVEDPDLERPILTHVDEL; encoded by the coding sequence ATGAGCGCAATGACAGAGAATGAACAACTTGATGATCTAAAGTCATTTTTGAAAAAATATGGCTCAAAAGTCTTGAGTTTGATTTTGGTTGCGCTGATTGCATTTTTTGCTTGGCAATATTGGCAAAATAAAAATACTGCCAAGCTACAAAAGCAAACTGCAAAAACTGCGATGTTTATGGATGAAGCGCGCGCTTTGGGTGATCAGCCCGATGCCAAAGCCTTTGCCGCATTAGCAGCATCAGCCGAGAGTATCCTGCAAGAAGATCCAGACTCCGTACAAGCTTTGCAAGCACAATTGGTTATGGCAAAGCAAGCGTACAATAAAAATGATTATGCTTTGGCTGAGCGCATTTTAACCAAAGCTGAATCTTCAAAATTGAAAGATGAAGGTTTAAGAAGCATTTTATTGATTCAGTTGGCCGATACGCAACTGGCACAAAAGAAATTTGATGTTGCTTTAAAAACCTTAGATAAAGTTCAAGAAGATACGTTTAAAGCAACAGTAGATGAAGCGCGTGGGGATATTTATGTCGCCAAAAATGATATAGCAAATGCCAAAAAAGCGTATCAAGCGGCTTGGAATACTTTGATTGAACGTAAACAAGAACGTCAAATTTTACAAATTAAACTCGAAAGTGTTGGCGTATTAGTAGAAGATCCTGATCTTGAGCGCCCAATATTAACGCATGTGGATGAGCTTTAA
- a CDS encoding glycosyltransferase family 2 protein codes for MSYCFVVPVYNHPHYLTALLTQLKQYGLPIYLVNDGSDASCSALLRQLAQDFDQVALLEHAHNMGKGQAVMTGLTHAYTQGMTHALQIDADGQHHWPDIARFLETSAAHPDAVVIGQPIYDATVPKKRLYARYLTHIWVWINTLSFDIHDSMCGFRVYPLAATCKVLAQAKLGADMSFDSEILVRLKWHNAVFINLPTAVIYPEQGISHFHLWKDNLGLTKSHARLFAGMLCRLPQLLKQKHRAPQQLSSRSPRQSGE; via the coding sequence ATGTCTTACTGTTTTGTGGTCCCTGTTTATAATCATCCGCATTATCTCACTGCCTTATTGACGCAATTAAAGCAATATGGCTTGCCGATTTATCTGGTCAATGACGGCAGTGATGCAAGCTGTAGTGCCTTGTTGCGCCAACTCGCACAAGATTTTGATCAGGTTGCGCTATTAGAACACGCCCACAACATGGGCAAAGGTCAAGCGGTGATGACGGGCTTGACCCATGCTTATACGCAAGGGATGACGCATGCTTTACAGATTGATGCGGATGGTCAGCATCATTGGCCTGATATCGCTCGGTTTTTAGAGACTTCGGCTGCTCATCCAGACGCGGTGGTGATTGGCCAACCGATTTATGATGCGACTGTACCGAAAAAACGCTTATATGCACGCTATCTAACTCATATTTGGGTGTGGATTAATACCTTATCTTTTGACATCCATGACAGCATGTGTGGTTTTCGCGTCTATCCCTTAGCTGCGACCTGCAAAGTTTTAGCGCAAGCCAAACTTGGTGCAGATATGAGTTTTGATTCTGAAATTTTGGTGCGTTTAAAGTGGCATAATGCAGTATTTATCAATCTGCCCACTGCTGTGATTTATCCTGAACAGGGGATTTCGCATTTTCATCTTTGGAAAGATAATTTGGGTTTAACCAAGTCTCATGCCCGTTTGTTTGCGGGGATGTTGTGTCGGTTGCCACAGTTGCTCAAGCAAAAGCACAGAGCGCCGCAGCAACTGTCGTCGAGGTCACCGCGGCAGTCTGGTGAGTAA
- the hisS gene encoding histidine--tRNA ligase, with translation MSSIVAIKGFNDILPSQTPAWRRLEQQLASLMDAYGYQQIRLPMVEHTHLFKRSIGDATDIVEKEMYTFLDKGNPPESLTLRPEGTAGCVRAMLEHNLLRGATPRVWYNGPMFRYEKPQKGRYRQFHQFGVETFGVATPDMDAELILLTARLWKRLGISDKVQLELNSLGESDERAAYRDALVNFLSAHKADLDEDSQRRLGTNPLRILDSKDANTQKILEHAPKLHDFLQQESLQHFAQLQQYLQAAGIDFVINQKLVRGLDYYNKTVFEWTTTHLGSQGTVCAGGRYDGLVGQLKGKAEQSVPAVGFAMGIERLLLLLEQVAQDEVQRDCEVFLLADVAYQMQALVLAENIRDQLEQAGSSIRLKVGSAGSMKSQMKKADQSGAIYALILGEREWDAQQLTVKTLANADQSTVAIAEISTFLQQQLSSR, from the coding sequence ATGAGTTCAATCGTCGCAATCAAAGGTTTTAATGACATACTCCCGAGCCAAACACCGGCTTGGAGACGTTTAGAGCAGCAACTGGCATCCCTCATGGATGCTTATGGCTATCAACAAATTCGTTTGCCGATGGTTGAGCATACGCATTTGTTTAAACGTTCCATCGGTGATGCGACGGATATTGTTGAAAAAGAAATGTATACCTTTTTAGATAAAGGTAATCCACCTGAGTCACTGACCTTGCGTCCTGAAGGGACAGCAGGCTGTGTACGCGCCATGCTTGAACATAATTTGCTGCGTGGTGCGACACCGCGTGTCTGGTATAACGGACCGATGTTTCGTTATGAAAAACCACAAAAAGGTCGTTATCGTCAGTTTCATCAATTTGGGGTGGAAACTTTTGGTGTGGCAACACCAGACATGGATGCGGAGCTTATTTTATTAACGGCGCGTCTATGGAAACGTTTAGGTATTTCAGATAAAGTTCAGCTGGAACTCAATAGCTTGGGTGAAAGCGATGAACGTGCGGCTTATCGTGATGCGTTGGTGAACTTCTTAAGTGCCCATAAAGCAGATTTGGACGAAGACTCGCAACGTCGTCTTGGCACCAACCCACTCAGAATTTTAGATTCTAAAGATGCCAATACGCAAAAGATTTTAGAACATGCACCGAAACTGCATGACTTCTTACAACAAGAGAGTTTGCAACATTTTGCGCAACTGCAGCAATATCTTCAAGCCGCAGGCATCGACTTTGTAATCAATCAAAAGTTAGTCCGTGGGCTAGATTATTACAACAAAACAGTTTTTGAGTGGACAACAACTCACCTTGGTTCACAAGGAACGGTTTGTGCGGGTGGACGCTATGATGGTCTAGTTGGACAGCTTAAAGGTAAAGCGGAGCAATCTGTGCCGGCTGTTGGCTTTGCCATGGGGATTGAACGTTTATTGTTGTTACTTGAGCAAGTGGCTCAGGATGAGGTACAGCGTGATTGTGAAGTCTTCTTATTGGCCGATGTCGCTTATCAAATGCAAGCCTTGGTACTTGCTGAAAACATTCGTGATCAATTAGAGCAAGCTGGTTCTAGCATCCGTTTAAAAGTGGGTTCAGCGGGTTCTATGAAAAGCCAAATGAAGAAAGCAGATCAATCTGGTGCAATATATGCCTTGATCTTGGGTGAGCGTGAATGGGATGCGCAGCAATTGACGGTGAAAACATTGGCGAATGCCGATCAAAGCACGGTGGCCATTGCAGAGATAAGCACATTCCTGCAACAACAGCTTTCTAGCAGATAA